From Scomber japonicus isolate fScoJap1 chromosome 22, fScoJap1.pri, whole genome shotgun sequence, one genomic window encodes:
- the si:ch211-63p21.8 gene encoding kelch-like protein 33: MEFTRRYLPMEWEERWRKEKERRKRVIEERGEEGIEQDKRELRRIVAYNDSKMGLMSGRCEKEGTDVRVRYGSGCSQEDIGENMSERAFKDEGFGDTIRTYHSNTYPKQVFIALKEFQDSSLLTDLTLTTENGNSFNVHSPIVAAVSLLIEEQLREESRLQSDKDKNVGIHTWYLSLGPEVDHVGLQAVLEFAYTGVVLSLNKDTMAQIKAAAQALGVPRVLDLCIKEEVTKKGENPDIEKKNIPVREQLKITLQSIEHLYADRVGCDVILDVDGALFQVHRVILAASSDYFRGMFTCGMRESNQTCVALPFLLASELQALISCSYSGTLALSWECVFEITCTALQLQFQPAISLCLDFIQQEMEARSCLDVASFAEAYGMSELLEEANDFVLRNFWEVSATPKFLDLQADKLLNFLHCDGLCAPSELAVFRAVISWLEADPEKRLGQASLLMKGVRFPLMTFREFREVRAINLRMECFGNQEVDLYCSALKEFGFSFPETQNQCRVRQPKDALVLVGGDQLNPDMGLRMPSRELWLANSLRSGTGLVKEIEWKRLGEMPEKPKFRHGVAVMDGRLYVVGGCYFYTKGDIMKSSYSYDPVKDSWKRLADLQEFRSNFSVVVHEERLYAIGGDKEININIDSVEMYNTDTDSWSYVQPLDQALSGYAVTVVDEGIFISGGFNCEYVCLVSMFLYHPETGTTYLADMTHDRAQHCMEALRGHLYVAGGVCNLRKFYTDQQVCEMYDPSTDSWTAFASLPVPHVGAASVVLEEKIYILGGYSQDDYSESGLVHRFSPSIQRWENVGKLPGAVTDIRACLMRLPQHVRK; encoded by the exons TGGCCTACAATGATTCCAAGATGGGGCTGATGAGTGGTAGGTGTGAAAAAGAGGGGACAGACGTCAGGGTCAGGTATGGCAGTGGTTGCAGTCAAGAGGATATCGGAGAGAATATGAGTGAAAGAGCGTTCAAAGATGAAGGATTTGGTGATACCATCCGCACATACCACAGCAATACCTATCCTAAACAGGTCTTCATTGCCCTGAAGGAATTCCAGGATTCATCACTTCTTACAGACCTGACACTGACGACTGAGAATGGGAACAGCTTCAATGTACACTCCCCTATTGTGGCTGCTGTCAGTCTTTTAATTGAGGAACAACTGAGGGAAGAAAGCAGACTGCAATCAGACAAAGATAAGAATGTAGGAATCCATACGTGGTACCTGTCTCTGGGTCCAGAGGTTGATCATGTTGGGTTACAGGCAGTTTTGGAGTTTGCCTACACTGGGGTTGTATTATCTTTAAACAAAGATACCATGGCACAGATTAAGGCAGCGGCTCAAGCACTGGGGGTTCCTAGAGTGCTAGATCTTTGCATCAAAGAAGAAGTTACAAAGAAAGGTGAAAATCCTgacatagaaaagaaaaatattcctGTTAGAGAACAGTTGAAGATTACTCTTCAATCCATTGAACATCTCTATGCAGACAGAGTGGGCTGTGATGTAATTTTGGATGTAGATGGAGCCTTATTCCAAG TTCACAGAGTTATCCTGGCAGCTAGCAGTGACTATTTTCGTGGCATGTTCACTTGCGGGATGAGGGAATCCAATCAAACCTGTGTtgcccttcccttccttttagCTTCTGAGTTACAGGCTCTAATTAGCTGCTCCTACAGTGGGACCCTTGCACTTAGCTGGGAATGTGTTTTTGAGATCACCTGCACAGCTCTCCAGCTTCAGTTCCAGCCTGCCATCTCACTTTGCCTTGACTTCATACAACAGGAAATGGAAGCTAGGTCCTGCCTGGATGTGGCATCTTTTGCTGAGGCTTATGGGATGTCGGAGCTCCTTGAGGAAGCCAATGACTTTGTATTGAGAAACTTCTGGGAGGTGTCAGCCACTCCAAAGTTTCTTGACCTACAAGCGGATAAGCTTCTAAATTTTCTCCACTGTGATGGTCTATGTGCGCCCTCAGAGTTGGCTGTATTTCGAGCCGTAATCTCTTGGTTGGAGGCTGATCCTGAGAAGAGATTGGGTCAGGCTAGTTTACTGATGAAGGGTGTTCGCTTCCCACTCATGACCTTTCGAGAGTTCAGGGAAGTCAGGGCCATTAATCTGCGTATGGAGTGCTTTGGAAACCAGGAGGTGGACCTATATTGCTCTGCACTCAAAGAATTTGGTTTCAGCTTTCCAGAAACCCAGAATCAATGCAGAGTCAGGCAACCTAAAGATGCTCTGGTTCTGGTTGGGGGAGACCAGTTGAACCCAGATATGGGTCTACGAATGCCTAGCAGGGAGCTGTGGCTCGCAAACTCTCTACGCAGTGGCACAGGGTTGGTGAAGGAGATAGAGTGGAAAAGGCTGGGTGAGATGCCAGAAAAGCCAAAGTTCAGGCATGGAGTTGCAGTAATGGATGGAAGGCTGTATGTGGTTGGAGGATGTTACTTCTATACCAAGGGTGACATCATGAAATCCAGCTACAG TTATGACCCTgtgaaggacagctggaagagGTTGGCTGACTTGCAGGAGTTTAGAAGTAACTTCTCAGTTGTGGTACACGAGGAGCGACTTTATGCCATTGGTGGAGATAAAGAGATCAACATCAACATAGACAGTGTGGAGATGtacaacactgacactgactcTTGGAG CTATGTCCAGCCCCTGGACCAGGCTCTGAGTGGCTATGCTGTTACTGTCGTTGATGAAGGAATCTTCATATCTGGAGGTTTCAActgtgagtatgtgtgtctgGTTTCAATGTTTCTGTACCACCCAGAGACTGGAACCACCTACTTGGCAGACATGACCCATGACCGGGCCCAGCATTGCATGGAGGCCCTGCGAGGCCACCTTTATGTTGCCGGTGGTGTGTGCAACCTGCGGAAGTTTTACACTGACCAACAAGTCTGTGAGATGTATGACCCTTCAACTGATTCCTGGACTGCTTTTGCATCATTGCCTGTGCCCCATGTGGGTGCAGCATCAGTCGTCCTGGAGGAGAAGATTTATATACTGGGAGGTTACAGCCAGGATGACTATAGCGAGTCTGGACTGGTCCATCGGTTTAGTCCCAGCATACAGCGATGGGAGAACGTGGGTAAACTGCCTGGGGCTGTTACTGACATTCGAGCCTGTCTGATGCGATTGCCCCAGCATGTAAGAAAGTAA